A portion of the Bubalus kerabau isolate K-KA32 ecotype Philippines breed swamp buffalo chromosome 1, PCC_UOA_SB_1v2, whole genome shotgun sequence genome contains these proteins:
- the TSPAN16 gene encoding tetraspanin-16: MAETHIPYYSLKKLFSFFNGVTVLSGMILIGLSIYVNFRGAVLTKVLGLSSEYLFHVGYLCLVMGSVTVLLGFARQHGAAKESRGTLLICFLVMVIILIVQITAATVVLAFFPVVREVALEHNFVTLRKNYRGYKEPDDYSMRWNLVMEKLKCCGVKNYTDFSGSSFERVTGHTYPRCCCKSPGTVDCDGHNVSADVIHQEGCFPKLLKITKTQSANLSGGCLGTAVMQLPGILATLLLFIKLG, translated from the exons ATGGCTGAAACGCACATTCCATATTATTCCTTGaagaaactgttttctttcttcaatgGTGTTACTGTT CTCTCTGGCATGATCCTCATTGGTCTGAGCATCTATGTGAATTTCAGAGGGGCTGTCCTGACCAAGGTCCTTGGTCTGTCCTCTGAGTACCTGTTTCATGTTGGCTACCTGTGCCTGGTGATGGGCAGCGTCACGGTGCTGCTTGGCTTCGCCAGGCAGCATGGAGCAGCCAAGGAAAGCAGAGGCACCCTCTTGATT TGTTTCTTGGTCATGGTCATCATTCTCATTGTGCAAATCACGGCTGCCACGGTGGTCCTTGCCTTCTTCCCGGTT GTTCGAGAAGTGGCCTTGGAGCACAACTTCGTGACCCTGAGGAAGAATTACAGAGGTTACAAGGAGCCAGATGACTATTCCATGCGATGGAATTTGGTCATGGAGAAG CTCAAGTGCTGTGGAGTGAAGAACTACACAGATTTTTCTGGCTCCTCCTTTGAAAGGGTGACAGGTCACACCTACCCCCGGTGCTGCTGTAAATCCCCAGGGACCGTGGACTGTGATGGACACAACGTGTCTGCAGACGTCATCCACCAGGAG GGCTGTTTCCCTAAGCTCCTGAAAATAACCAAGACTCAGAGCGCCAACCTGAGTGGGGGCTGTCTGGGGACAGCAGTGATGCAG CTGCCAGGAATTCTTGCCACCTTGCTGCTGTTCATCAAGCTGGGCTGA